The following proteins are encoded in a genomic region of Hydra vulgaris chromosome 05, alternate assembly HydraT2T_AEP:
- the LOC136071810 gene encoding large ribosomal subunit protein bL27m-like isoform X1, producing the protein MFFVLKQLSSIYGKNLSGSFAALIPTINANPLVCQVRGAAKKTAGSCRQQNHNRKRKGKRYGPKFLFDQLVQPGQILFRQKGFRMHPGRNVDYGKDHTLYALREGHVKVTKELVHRPPWCSYGEGPYFERTFVHVAERPKVRKLVCLNPESLKHLLI; encoded by the exons ATGTTTTTTGTGTTGAAACAGCTGTCTTCTATTTATGGTAAAAATTTATCTGGGTCTTTTGCTGCATTAATCCCAACAATaa atgcCAATCCATTAGTATGTCAAGTACGAGGTGCTGCTAAAAAAACTGCAGGTTCGTGTCGTCAGCAGAATCATAACAGAAAACGTAAAGGCAAACGTTACGGcccaaagtttttatttg ATCAGTTAGTTCAGCCTGGTCAAATATTATTTCGTCAAAAAGGATTTCGAATGCATCCGGGTAgaaat GTTGACTATGGCAAAGATCATACATTATACGCTTTAAGAGAAGGTCATGTTAAAGTAACAAAAGAACTTGTGCATAGGCCTCCGTGGTGCTCTTATGGTGAAGGACCATATTTTGAAAGAACTTTTGTTCATGTTGCAGAACGTCCTAAAGTTCGAAAACTTGTTTGCTTGAACCCCGAAAGTTTAAAgcatttacttatttaa
- the LOC136071810 gene encoding large ribosomal subunit protein bL27-like isoform X2, with amino-acid sequence MFFVLKQLSSIYGKNLSGSFAALIPTINANPLVCQVRGAAKKTAGSCRQQNHNRKRKGKRYGPKFLFDQLVQPGQILFRQKGFRMHPGRNIGGRYNLVVNW; translated from the exons ATGTTTTTTGTGTTGAAACAGCTGTCTTCTATTTATGGTAAAAATTTATCTGGGTCTTTTGCTGCATTAATCCCAACAATaa atgcCAATCCATTAGTATGTCAAGTACGAGGTGCTGCTAAAAAAACTGCAGGTTCGTGTCGTCAGCAGAATCATAACAGAAAACGTAAAGGCAAACGTTACGGcccaaagtttttatttg ATCAGTTAGTTCAGCCTGGTCAAATATTATTTCGTCAAAAAGGATTTCGAATGCATCCGGGTAgaaat aTAGGTGGGCGGTACAATTTGGTGGTTAATTGGTAG